The proteins below are encoded in one region of Roseofilum capinflatum BLCC-M114:
- a CDS encoding DUF3153 domain-containing protein — MGKYRSMARILWPLYLIVAIALTGCVKYDVGVNFQSQTYGEMVQRVQISDRLHDFSQVVAEQWLESLQERTRKLRGKTQRISERELLVTIPFYNGADLASKFNEFFNPANPQTPPEDETLPQLTSELNLAQNNFWVAIRNHLEMEVDLRSLAVLSSEGNVLVSPGSLFNLQFALTTPWDAQPITQAENSLTPVPDPENHQLVWTLEAGEINHLEVIFWVPSPIGIGALIILAAIFGGMTLKDWFPQKG, encoded by the coding sequence ATGGGAAAATATCGATCGATGGCTCGGATTTTATGGCCCTTATATTTAATCGTGGCGATCGCCCTAACCGGATGCGTCAAGTATGATGTAGGCGTAAACTTTCAAAGCCAAACCTACGGAGAAATGGTGCAACGGGTACAAATCTCCGATCGCCTGCACGATTTTAGCCAAGTCGTCGCCGAACAATGGTTAGAAAGTTTGCAAGAGCGCACCCGGAAATTGCGAGGCAAAACCCAACGCATTTCCGAGCGGGAACTGCTCGTCACCATTCCCTTTTATAATGGTGCAGACCTAGCCTCAAAATTCAACGAGTTTTTTAACCCCGCCAATCCTCAAACCCCGCCAGAAGACGAAACCCTACCCCAACTCACCTCCGAACTCAACCTTGCCCAAAATAACTTTTGGGTCGCCATTCGCAACCACCTAGAAATGGAAGTAGACCTGCGATCGCTCGCCGTTCTATCCTCAGAAGGCAACGTTCTCGTCAGTCCCGGCTCCCTCTTCAATCTCCAATTTGCCCTCACCACCCCCTGGGACGCTCAACCCATCACCCAAGCAGAAAACAGCCTCACCCCCGTCCCAGACCCCGAAAATCATCAATTAGTTTGGACACTTGAAGCTGGAGAAATCAATCACCTAGAAGTCATTTTTTGGGTTCCCAGTCCCATCGGGATTGGAGCATTAATCATCCTAGCCGCCATTTTTGGCGGCATGACCCTAAAAGATTGGTTTCCTCAGAAGGGGTAA
- a CDS encoding class I SAM-dependent methyltransferase yields the protein MTQTWNSELYESKHHYVSQLAADLVTQLAPKPGESILDLGCGTGHLTAKIAESGATVIGCDRSESMIAQAQANYPQIQFQLKNGEELSEINCFDAIFSNAALHWMTDAQAVVQGIANALKPGGRLVAELGGKGNVKTIVTAVEEILVARGYDVPKTVWYFPSIAEYASLLENHGLEVRFAQLCDRPTALEGEEGLRHWIEMFASHFLSPVPLEERDSILRQIERSLRPHLYHDSTWFADYRRLRVESRKMRRH from the coding sequence ATGACTCAAACTTGGAATAGCGAACTGTACGAGAGTAAACATCACTATGTTTCTCAACTGGCAGCCGACTTAGTAACCCAACTTGCGCCCAAACCGGGAGAATCAATCCTCGATTTGGGGTGTGGAACCGGTCATTTAACTGCTAAAATTGCTGAATCTGGAGCTACGGTGATTGGCTGCGATCGTTCCGAGTCCATGATTGCCCAAGCTCAGGCCAACTATCCCCAGATTCAGTTTCAACTCAAAAATGGGGAAGAGTTATCGGAAATTAACTGTTTTGATGCCATTTTTTCTAATGCGGCGCTCCATTGGATGACCGATGCCCAAGCCGTCGTTCAAGGCATAGCAAACGCCCTTAAACCGGGCGGACGTTTGGTTGCTGAATTGGGCGGGAAAGGTAATGTGAAAACGATAGTTACTGCTGTTGAAGAAATTCTGGTGGCTAGAGGGTATGATGTCCCCAAAACCGTTTGGTATTTTCCGAGTATTGCTGAATATGCCTCTTTGTTAGAAAATCATGGCTTAGAAGTCAGATTTGCCCAACTGTGCGATCGCCCAACCGCATTGGAGGGAGAAGAGGGGTTACGCCATTGGATCGAAATGTTTGCCTCTCACTTCCTGTCCCCAGTCCCCCTGGAGGAACGAGACTCAATTTTGCGCCAGATTGAAAGGAGTTTGCGTCCCCATCTTTATCACGACTCTACCTGGTTTGCTGACTATCGCCGCCTGCGAGTAGAATCAAGGAAGATGAGACGGCATTAA
- the pta gene encoding phosphate acetyltransferase, producing MANSLYISTTEVASGKALVSLGVIECLSRKTSNIGFFRPIIRKPDSGAIDDDIQLILTHFNLKQSPEDSFGLYLHEATELLSHHHLDDLLDRIIERYKELEKKVDFVVCEGSDFKGQEAAFEFDLNVEIVKNLGCPVLIVGKASDRTPEEAINSVQLPLDVYREKECDVVGVILNLAQLDQVDNLKAMLVKELDLPESLVSVIPYDHRLSSPRMRDVVEQLDAQVLYGHKRLNNLATNYVVAAMQVQHAIERFKEGNLAVTPGDRADVILGVVQADQSVNYPNLAGLVLSCGIKPHRAIAKLLDGLPDAPPILSVETDTYTTASAIHDLHVPLTCGDRKKINLGIETFDRYVNLQELEERIQGVQTKGMTPKMFTYNLVQQAKAQKRHIVLPEGNDPRILNATAALLSQGLVNITLLGSLSSIEQTLKKHNIRLDLSQVQIINPAISTNFDRYAETLYECRKHKNLSFDMAKDLIMDVSYFGTLMVYSGDADGMVSGAVHTTQHTIRPALQIIKTQPDCSIVSSVFLMCLEDRVLVYGDCAVNPNPTAEQLAEIALSSADTAKRFGIEPRVALLSYSSGESGKGEEVEKVRKATHLAQEKRPDLKIEGPIQYDAAVDPDVGAQKMPNSEVAGQASVLVFPDLNTGNNTYKAVQRETGAIAIGPILQGLRKPVNDLSRGCTVTDIINTVTITAIQTQTICPLNHPNPSQ from the coding sequence ATGGCCAATTCTTTATATATTAGCACCACAGAAGTCGCCAGTGGAAAAGCCCTAGTTTCATTAGGGGTAATTGAATGCTTATCCCGGAAAACCAGTAATATTGGGTTTTTCCGCCCGATAATCCGCAAGCCTGACTCTGGGGCGATCGATGATGATATTCAACTGATTCTCACCCATTTTAATCTGAAACAATCCCCAGAGGATTCGTTTGGTTTGTATCTGCATGAAGCAACTGAACTGCTCAGTCATCACCATTTAGATGATCTCCTGGATCGGATTATCGAGCGCTACAAAGAATTAGAGAAAAAAGTAGATTTTGTGGTCTGTGAAGGGTCGGATTTTAAGGGACAAGAAGCGGCATTTGAGTTCGATCTGAATGTAGAAATTGTCAAGAATTTGGGCTGTCCGGTGTTAATTGTGGGTAAGGCGAGCGATCGCACCCCGGAAGAAGCGATCAATTCCGTACAACTGCCCCTAGATGTGTATCGAGAAAAGGAATGTGATGTGGTGGGGGTGATTCTGAATTTAGCCCAACTAGATCAGGTGGATAACCTCAAAGCCATGTTAGTCAAAGAGTTGGATTTGCCAGAGAGCTTAGTTTCTGTGATTCCCTACGATCACCGGCTCAGTAGTCCCCGAATGCGAGATGTAGTGGAACAACTCGATGCCCAAGTCTTATACGGACACAAACGGCTGAACAACCTGGCCACCAACTACGTGGTGGCTGCCATGCAAGTGCAACATGCGATCGAGCGGTTCAAGGAAGGAAATTTAGCCGTGACTCCAGGCGATCGCGCGGATGTGATCTTAGGGGTAGTCCAAGCCGATCAATCGGTGAATTATCCCAATTTAGCCGGTTTAGTCCTCTCCTGTGGCATCAAACCCCACCGAGCGATCGCCAAGCTGCTCGATGGTTTACCCGATGCACCGCCCATTCTTTCGGTAGAAACCGATACCTATACCACGGCTTCCGCCATTCATGACTTGCATGTTCCCCTCACCTGCGGCGATCGCAAAAAGATTAATCTCGGTATTGAAACCTTCGATCGCTACGTCAACTTACAAGAACTCGAAGAACGCATCCAAGGCGTACAAACCAAGGGCATGACCCCCAAAATGTTTACCTACAACTTGGTACAACAGGCCAAAGCCCAAAAACGCCATATTGTGCTTCCTGAAGGTAACGATCCCCGCATCTTAAATGCCACTGCCGCCCTCTTATCCCAAGGTTTAGTCAATATCACCCTTCTCGGTAGCCTATCGAGCATTGAACAAACCCTGAAAAAACATAATATCCGCCTAGATTTAAGCCAAGTCCAAATTATCAACCCCGCTATTAGCACCAACTTCGATCGCTACGCCGAAACCCTCTATGAATGCCGCAAGCATAAAAATCTCAGCTTCGACATGGCCAAAGACTTAATCATGGATGTGTCCTACTTTGGCACACTCATGGTCTACAGTGGAGATGCCGATGGCATGGTCTCTGGAGCCGTCCACACCACCCAACATACCATCCGCCCAGCCCTGCAAATTATCAAAACCCAACCCGACTGTTCCATTGTCTCTTCTGTATTCTTAATGTGTTTAGAAGACCGGGTATTGGTCTATGGAGATTGCGCCGTCAATCCCAATCCCACAGCCGAACAATTGGCAGAAATTGCCCTCTCTTCTGCCGACACAGCCAAACGATTTGGCATTGAACCCAGAGTGGCACTCCTCTCCTATTCTTCTGGAGAATCGGGCAAAGGAGAAGAGGTAGAAAAAGTGAGAAAAGCCACCCATTTAGCCCAAGAAAAACGACCGGACTTGAAAATTGAAGGGCCCATCCAGTATGATGCAGCCGTCGATCCAGATGTGGGCGCTCAGAAAATGCCCAATTCTGAAGTAGCCGGACAAGCAAGCGTGTTAGTATTCCCCGACTTAAATACGGGAAACAACACCTATAAAGCCGTACAACGGGAAACCGGAGCGATCGCCATTGGCCCCATTTTGCAAGGCTTGCGGAAACCCGTTAATGACCTCAGTCGCGGATGCACGGTTACCGATATCATCAATACAGTCACCATTACCGCCATCCAAACCCAAACCATTTGTCCCCTGAATCATCCAAACCCAAGCCAATGA
- a CDS encoding phosphoketolase family protein, which translates to MVTVPEKLNINETPLSPDELDKIHAYWRACNYLAVGMIYLRENPLLKESLRSEQIKYRLLGHWGASPALSFSYIHLNRLINKYDLNAIYLAGPGHGAPGVLGPVYLEGTYSEVYPDKSEDEEGMQKFFKQFSFPGHIGSHCTPETPGSIHEGGELGYSLAHAYGTVYDNPDLISAVVVGDGEAETGPLATAWHSNKFLNPVRDGAVLPILNLNGYKIANPTVLSRISAEELESLFIGYGYTPYVVEGEDPAIMHQKMAGTMEACINQIRAIQEEARRTGEAKRPRWPMIILRTPKGWTGPKMVDGHKVEGFWRAHQVPMGGMHSNPEHVRLLEEWMKSYKPEELFDEKGKLIPELKELAPKGDRRMSANPNANGGILRKDLKMPDFRNFAVEIPKPGTVEVENTKYLGYLLREVMRENPTRFRLFGPDETASNRLHPVYEVSKKAWMADFLEEDLDGSQLSPDGRVMEILSEHTLQGWLEGYLLTGRHGLFHTYEAFAHVVDSMFNQHAKWLDICKNEVPWRAPVSSLNILLSSLVWRQDHNGFSHQDPGFVDLVTNKSPDVVRVYFPPDANCLLSVGDHCLRSTDYVNVIISDKQMHLQYLNMEDAIKHCTKGIGIWEWASNDDCGKDPDMPDVIMACCGDIPTMESLAATAILRDEFPELKVRFVNVVDLFKLMSEGEHPHGLSDRDFNSLFTVDKPIMFNFHGYPWLIHKLVYRRANQERIHVRGYKEKGNINTPLELAINNQVDRFNLVIDVIDRVPKLGSAAAYVKERMKNAIIEHLQYAREQGIDKEEIVNWKWPY; encoded by the coding sequence ATGGTAACCGTACCCGAAAAACTCAATATCAACGAAACTCCCCTATCCCCCGATGAACTCGACAAAATTCATGCCTACTGGCGGGCCTGTAACTATCTGGCTGTGGGGATGATTTATCTGCGAGAGAACCCCTTACTGAAAGAATCTCTAAGATCTGAACAGATAAAATATCGTCTCCTCGGTCACTGGGGAGCCTCTCCAGCTCTGAGTTTCAGTTATATTCACCTTAACCGACTGATTAACAAATACGATCTTAACGCCATTTACCTAGCCGGCCCCGGCCATGGCGCTCCCGGAGTCCTCGGCCCCGTTTACCTAGAAGGAACCTACTCCGAAGTCTATCCCGACAAAAGCGAAGACGAAGAAGGGATGCAAAAATTCTTCAAGCAATTCTCCTTCCCCGGTCACATTGGTAGCCACTGCACCCCAGAAACCCCCGGCTCCATCCATGAAGGGGGAGAACTCGGTTATAGTCTTGCCCATGCCTACGGAACCGTTTACGACAACCCCGATCTAATCTCTGCCGTGGTGGTTGGAGATGGAGAAGCGGAAACCGGCCCCTTGGCCACCGCTTGGCACTCCAACAAATTCCTCAACCCCGTCCGGGATGGGGCGGTACTGCCCATTCTGAACCTAAACGGATATAAAATTGCCAACCCCACGGTGCTATCTCGCATTAGTGCAGAGGAACTCGAAAGCCTGTTTATCGGTTATGGCTATACCCCCTATGTGGTGGAAGGGGAAGATCCTGCCATCATGCACCAAAAGATGGCGGGAACGATGGAAGCTTGTATTAACCAAATTCGGGCAATCCAAGAAGAAGCGCGTCGCACGGGAGAAGCCAAACGCCCCCGGTGGCCGATGATTATTCTGCGGACTCCCAAGGGCTGGACGGGGCCAAAAATGGTGGATGGTCACAAAGTGGAAGGCTTTTGGCGAGCGCACCAAGTGCCCATGGGGGGAATGCACAGTAACCCGGAGCATGTGCGCTTGTTGGAAGAGTGGATGAAGAGTTATAAACCGGAAGAACTCTTTGACGAAAAGGGTAAACTGATTCCGGAATTAAAAGAACTGGCTCCCAAAGGCGATCGCCGCATGAGCGCTAACCCCAACGCCAACGGGGGTATCCTCCGGAAAGACCTGAAAATGCCCGACTTCCGCAACTTTGCTGTCGAAATTCCCAAACCTGGCACGGTGGAAGTCGAAAACACCAAATATTTAGGTTACCTCCTGCGGGAAGTCATGCGCGAAAACCCCACCCGTTTTCGTCTCTTCGGCCCCGATGAAACTGCTTCTAACCGGCTCCATCCCGTCTATGAAGTCAGTAAAAAAGCCTGGATGGCCGACTTCCTGGAAGAAGACCTCGATGGTAGCCAACTCTCCCCCGACGGTCGGGTGATGGAAATCCTCAGCGAGCATACCCTACAAGGCTGGCTAGAAGGCTATCTTTTAACCGGTCGTCATGGGCTTTTCCATACCTATGAAGCCTTCGCCCATGTGGTAGACTCCATGTTTAACCAACATGCTAAATGGTTAGACATCTGTAAAAATGAAGTCCCCTGGCGGGCCCCCGTATCTTCGTTAAATATCCTGCTGTCTTCTCTAGTTTGGCGGCAAGACCACAATGGTTTTAGCCACCAAGATCCCGGCTTTGTAGACTTGGTGACCAATAAGAGTCCGGATGTGGTTCGCGTCTACTTCCCGCCTGATGCTAACTGCTTGCTTTCGGTGGGTGACCACTGTTTACGCAGCACCGACTATGTAAACGTGATCATCTCCGACAAACAGATGCACCTGCAATATTTAAACATGGAGGATGCGATTAAACATTGCACCAAAGGGATTGGTATTTGGGAATGGGCCAGTAATGACGACTGTGGCAAAGACCCAGATATGCCGGATGTAATTATGGCTTGCTGTGGTGATATTCCTACGATGGAATCCTTGGCGGCAACTGCGATTTTGCGCGATGAATTCCCCGAACTCAAAGTACGGTTTGTTAATGTGGTCGATTTGTTTAAGCTGATGTCTGAGGGAGAGCATCCCCATGGTTTGAGCGATCGCGATTTTAACAGCCTGTTCACGGTCGATAAACCCATCATGTTTAACTTCCATGGCTATCCCTGGTTAATCCATAAACTGGTTTATCGCCGCGCCAACCAAGAGCGCATTCACGTTCGTGGCTACAAGGAAAAAGGCAACATTAACACCCCTCTGGAATTAGCGATTAACAACCAAGTGGATCGGTTTAATTTGGTGATTGATGTGATTGACCGCGTGCCTAAACTTGGCTCTGCGGCTGCCTACGTCAAAGAGCGGATGAAAAACGCCATTATCGAACATCTCCAATATGCCCGCGAACAAGGCATCGATAAGGAGGAGATCGTCAACTGGAAATGGCCCTATTAA
- the argB gene encoding acetylglutamate kinase encodes MSTAATDHLDENTRVRVLSEALPYIQKFAGRTVVIKYGGAAMKDSTLKDQVMRDIVFLSCVGVRPVLVHGGGPEINTWLGKLGIEAQFKNGLRVTDAPTMDVVEMVLVGRVNKEIVSLISQAGGQAIGLCGKDGNLITARPQGQEGIGFVGEVSSINTKVLQPLLENGYIPVISSVASDSQGQAYNINADTVAGELAASLSAEKLILLTDTSGILRDYKDPSTLIDRLDIQEARRLIEVGIVAGGMIPKVQCCVRSLAQGVKATHIIDGRVPHSLLLEVLTDTGIGSMIVA; translated from the coding sequence ATGTCTACAGCAGCAACTGACCATCTCGACGAAAATACCCGCGTTCGCGTCTTAAGTGAAGCTCTTCCCTATATCCAGAAATTTGCCGGCCGCACAGTCGTCATCAAATACGGGGGAGCAGCCATGAAAGATAGCACCCTCAAAGATCAAGTCATGCGCGATATCGTCTTTCTCTCCTGTGTTGGAGTGCGTCCGGTGCTAGTTCATGGAGGAGGGCCAGAAATCAATACCTGGTTAGGCAAATTAGGCATCGAAGCCCAATTTAAAAATGGCCTGCGGGTGACCGATGCACCAACCATGGATGTGGTCGAAATGGTCTTAGTCGGTCGGGTAAACAAGGAAATTGTCTCCTTAATTAGCCAAGCTGGAGGTCAGGCGATCGGCCTCTGTGGTAAAGATGGTAACTTAATTACGGCTCGTCCCCAAGGCCAAGAAGGAATCGGATTTGTAGGAGAAGTAAGCAGCATCAACACCAAAGTATTACAGCCCTTACTGGAAAATGGTTATATTCCCGTAATCTCTAGTGTAGCCTCTGATTCCCAAGGGCAAGCTTATAACATTAATGCCGATACCGTAGCAGGAGAGTTAGCCGCCTCCTTATCCGCAGAAAAACTGATCTTGTTAACCGATACATCAGGAATTTTGAGAGACTATAAAGATCCCTCCACCCTGATCGATCGCCTCGATATCCAAGAAGCTCGTCGCCTGATTGAAGTTGGAATTGTAGCCGGAGGCATGATTCCCAAAGTCCAATGCTGTGTCCGCAGTTTGGCTCAAGGAGTGAAAGCCACCCATATTATCGATGGCCGAGTGCCCCACTCCCTGCTGTTAGAAGTGCTAACAGACACTGGAATTGGTTCGATGATTGTGGCTTAG
- a CDS encoding AAA family ATPase produces MNDLFKGFEELLELAKRIEEKAEKGEVKTDIQFRSLSNIPQGGSIPKGRPSQASPEVIVTPPPSAGEGDSTPSNSGNLSLNQIGGLEEVKQELRELVELPLKRPELLAQLGLEPTRGVLLVGPPGTGKTLTARCLAAELGVNYIAITGPEIMGKYYGESEGKLRALFEKAARNAPCLIFIDEIDSLAPDRSQVEGEVEKRVVGQLLGLMDGFAVSDSVVVLAATNLPNRLDPALRRPGRFDREIVFRVPRSEERVKILQILSQGMPLESSVDLEAIAARSVGFVGADLKALCQKAAHQALRRQVPTPDTQPTAPLTINSDDFDQALSAIKPAVLRSVEVESPQVAWQDIGGLDEIKQLLQESVEGQLLYPELYQKTQAKAPKGILLMGEPGTGKTLLAKAIASQAQANFIAISGPELLSRWVGASEQAVRELFAKARQAAPCVIFIDEIDTLAPARGQYSGDSGVGDRVVGQLLTEIDGLSATKNLILIAATNRPEAIDPALLRSGRLDLQLKIDLPDTPSRLAILQVHNQDRPLSSVDLSHYAQLTQEWSGADLALLSNQAALQAIRRFRTLNQPVSELYITRDDFQQAYTELKTLRGFALPQS; encoded by the coding sequence ATGAACGATTTATTTAAAGGATTTGAAGAGTTATTAGAACTGGCTAAACGGATAGAAGAAAAAGCGGAAAAAGGGGAAGTAAAAACCGATATCCAATTTCGCTCCTTGAGCAATATTCCCCAGGGTGGCAGTATTCCCAAAGGTCGCCCTAGTCAAGCATCCCCAGAGGTGATTGTTACGCCACCACCATCGGCAGGTGAGGGGGATTCAACGCCTTCTAATTCTGGCAACTTATCTTTAAACCAAATTGGCGGTTTAGAAGAGGTGAAACAGGAATTGCGAGAGCTGGTGGAACTGCCCCTAAAACGTCCTGAATTACTGGCGCAATTGGGTCTAGAACCGACGCGAGGCGTGCTGTTAGTGGGGCCCCCTGGTACGGGGAAAACTCTCACTGCTCGCTGTCTGGCTGCCGAATTAGGGGTGAATTATATCGCCATTACGGGGCCGGAAATTATGGGTAAATATTATGGGGAATCGGAAGGGAAATTAAGAGCTTTATTTGAGAAGGCGGCTCGGAATGCGCCTTGTTTAATTTTTATTGATGAAATTGATAGTTTAGCGCCCGATCGCTCCCAAGTGGAAGGAGAAGTGGAAAAGCGCGTGGTCGGTCAACTCTTGGGGTTGATGGATGGTTTTGCGGTGAGTGATTCGGTGGTCGTTTTAGCGGCAACCAATTTGCCTAACCGCCTCGATCCGGCCTTGCGACGACCGGGACGGTTCGATCGCGAAATTGTCTTTCGAGTCCCCCGAAGTGAGGAGCGGGTCAAGATTCTCCAGATTCTTAGCCAAGGGATGCCCTTAGAATCTAGCGTAGATTTAGAGGCGATCGCCGCCCGCTCTGTCGGCTTTGTCGGTGCAGACTTAAAAGCCCTCTGTCAAAAAGCAGCCCATCAAGCTCTACGTCGCCAAGTGCCCACCCCAGACACCCAACCCACCGCCCCCTTAACCATTAATAGCGATGATTTTGACCAAGCCTTAAGCGCCATTAAACCCGCCGTATTGCGCTCTGTAGAAGTGGAGTCTCCCCAAGTCGCTTGGCAGGATATTGGCGGCTTAGACGAGATTAAACAGCTCTTGCAAGAGTCTGTTGAAGGGCAACTGCTCTATCCGGAACTGTATCAAAAAACGCAAGCCAAAGCGCCCAAAGGCATCTTACTGATGGGAGAACCCGGAACCGGTAAAACCCTGCTGGCTAAGGCGATCGCCTCCCAAGCCCAAGCCAACTTTATCGCCATTTCCGGGCCAGAGCTACTCAGTCGCTGGGTGGGAGCCTCAGAACAGGCCGTGCGCGAACTGTTTGCCAAAGCCAGACAAGCAGCTCCCTGCGTCATTTTCATCGATGAAATTGATACCCTAGCGCCCGCCAGAGGTCAGTATAGCGGCGATTCTGGAGTCGGCGATCGCGTTGTGGGGCAACTGCTGACGGAAATTGACGGCTTATCGGCCACCAAAAACCTGATTCTAATTGCGGCTACAAACCGTCCAGAGGCGATCGATCCCGCGCTCCTGCGTTCCGGCCGTCTCGACCTGCAACTGAAAATCGACCTCCCCGACACCCCCAGTCGTCTCGCCATCCTCCAAGTCCACAACCAAGACCGGCCCCTGTCCAGTGTTGACCTCTCCCACTACGCCCAACTGACCCAAGAATGGAGCGGCGCAGATCTGGCCCTTCTAAGTAACCAAGCAGCCTTGCAAGCCATCCGCCGTTTCCGCACCCTCAACCAACCCGTAAGCGAACTCTATATTACCCGCGACGACTTCCAGCAAGCCTACACTGAACTGAAAACGCTGCGGGGATTTGCGCTACCCCAGTCATGA
- a CDS encoding uracil-DNA glycosylase, whose product MSNPEQLNLFDNSSIASSSEFSSSEQIPKDAKIPIPPGTYPTLDALTQHCQQCQRCELGQNRTHAVIHRGNPQAPLMIVGEAPGQNEDEQGLPFVGKSGQLLDKILASVNLDSQRDIYICNVNKCRPPGNRKPTAPEMDACKPYLLEQIRLVNPKIILLTGATAVQGILGEKRGISKIRGQWFDWQERFCMPIFHPAYLLRNPSREPGKPKWLMWQDIQEVKRKLDEIERV is encoded by the coding sequence ATGTCTAATCCAGAACAATTGAATTTATTTGATAACTCAAGTATTGCCAGTAGTTCTGAGTTTTCCTCCTCAGAACAGATTCCCAAAGATGCCAAAATTCCCATTCCCCCAGGAACCTATCCAACCCTAGATGCACTCACACAGCATTGCCAACAGTGTCAGCGTTGCGAATTAGGACAAAACCGCACCCATGCTGTTATTCACAGGGGAAATCCTCAAGCACCTTTAATGATTGTCGGAGAAGCTCCGGGCCAAAATGAAGATGAGCAAGGTTTACCCTTTGTGGGGAAATCGGGTCAGTTATTAGACAAAATTTTGGCTTCAGTAAACTTAGATAGTCAACGCGATATTTATATTTGCAATGTGAATAAATGTCGTCCTCCAGGAAATCGTAAACCCACCGCACCAGAAATGGACGCTTGTAAGCCTTATTTACTAGAACAAATCCGCCTAGTCAATCCCAAAATCATTTTATTAACTGGTGCAACCGCCGTTCAGGGTATCCTCGGAGAGAAACGAGGAATTAGCAAAATTCGCGGTCAGTGGTTTGACTGGCAAGAACGGTTTTGTATGCCCATTTTTCACCCCGCTTATTTACTACGAAATCCCTCCCGCGAACCGGGAAAACCGAAGTGGTTGATGTGGCAGGATATTCAAGAAGTTAAGCGCAAGTTGGATGAGATAGAGAGGGTTTGA
- the argF gene encoding ornithine carbamoyltransferase has translation MEALKERNLLSVADLTVAELHELLTFAAKLKSGELNWTCRKILGLLFSKASTRTRVSFSVAMYQLGGQVIDMNPSVTQVSRGEPVADTARVLGRYLDILAIRTFEQKELEDYAKDAGIPIINALTDLEHPCQIFADLLTIQECFGSCEGKTLSYFGDGNNVANSLLLGCAMMGMNIRIAVPNAEYEPNPKIVAQAKEFAGDKTEVIITHNAQEAAQGCHALYTDVWASMGQEKEARERIPLFKPYQVNSELLKLADPEAIVLHCLPAHRGEEITDEVMECSQSRLWDQAENRMHAQKALLASILGNDE, from the coding sequence ATGGAAGCATTAAAAGAAAGAAACCTATTAAGCGTTGCTGACTTAACCGTTGCCGAACTACACGAGCTATTAACCTTTGCCGCAAAACTCAAATCCGGAGAACTCAATTGGACTTGTCGTAAAATTCTCGGACTCTTATTTAGCAAAGCCTCAACCCGTACCCGCGTCAGCTTTAGCGTCGCCATGTATCAACTCGGCGGTCAAGTCATTGACATGAATCCCAGCGTCACCCAAGTCAGTCGCGGCGAACCCGTCGCCGATACCGCCAGAGTTTTGGGCCGGTATTTAGATATTCTCGCCATTCGCACCTTTGAACAAAAAGAACTAGAAGACTATGCCAAAGATGCGGGAATTCCCATCATTAATGCCCTCACCGACTTAGAACACCCCTGCCAAATCTTCGCCGACTTACTCACCATTCAAGAATGTTTTGGCAGTTGCGAAGGCAAAACCCTATCCTATTTTGGTGATGGCAATAATGTCGCCAACTCCCTCTTACTCGGTTGCGCCATGATGGGCATGAATATCCGCATTGCTGTCCCCAATGCCGAATATGAACCCAACCCAAAAATTGTCGCCCAAGCCAAAGAATTTGCCGGTGACAAAACCGAAGTCATCATTACCCACAATGCCCAAGAAGCCGCCCAAGGATGCCATGCTTTATATACCGACGTTTGGGCAAGTATGGGACAAGAAAAAGAAGCCAGAGAACGCATTCCCCTCTTCAAACCCTATCAGGTTAATTCAGAACTCTTAAAACTAGCCGATCCCGAAGCCATTGTACTCCACTGTTTACCCGCCCATCGCGGTGAAGAAATTACCGATGAAGTAATGGAATGTTCCCAATCTCGATTATGGGATCAAGCCGAAAATCGTATGCACGCCCAAAAAGCCCTCCTAGCCAGCATCCTAGGTAACGATGAATAG